The Moorena producens PAL-8-15-08-1 genomic interval AATTATTACACCTCCATTGTCACGACATTAAACACGGAATCAAAATCAATTCTTCAGAATTAGATGAGAATCCATTCTAGAGGTACTAATGGCAATAGTTCCTATGATGAGGAGCCGTATGATGCGAAAGTGTCACGTACGGTTTTGAAGACGAGTCGGAGGGGCGACTCTCCGGCTTAGTTTAATTTCATTCATCCCGGGAGAGACATAGACCGTAGGGATAAGCGACTAAAATCTGTATCCGTACGAGCATCTAAAACGATGGGTAAGGGCGGAAAACTTCATAAAGGTTTTTGCTCTAAGACCTATCAAAAATGCCGAAGAATCAACACCCAAATCGGTCACATTGTCTCTAAGCGAATTGTCGAGATTGCTGAAAAGTTCAACTCTGTTCGCGTAGCGTGGCCTACGGCCTTAGCAATCGTATTTGAGAACCTTAAGGGTTGGAAACCAAAAGGGGGACGTAAACGGTCTAACCTTCGACAAAGGTTTCACGGTTGGCTTAAAGCAAAAATTCGTGATTTTACTGAGATGAAGTGGGCTGAATTGGGCGGCAAGATAGTAGAAGTTGTAGCAGCTTATAGCTCAAAACTTGCCTATGATGGTTCGGGCAAAGTTAAACGTAATTCAAAGAATTATGCCCTAGCAACCTTCTCCTCAGGTAAGCAATTTAATGCCGTTCGCGTAGCGTGGCCTACGGCCAATCTTAATGGCGCTTACAATATCGGTGCTAGAGGTGTAATTAAACTCACTCACAGAAATGGTGGTGAGGGTCGTTTCAGTAAAAACTCTGGACGACCACCTAGAAGCTGGGTCTGTTTATGTGATCTTTGGGCAAAGGTTAGTCCTAGATTAGCATAGAACACCCCCACCTCGTTCAGGTGGGGTGAGCTTCATACAAGCTAATATCCGCTACCAAGCCCAATCAATGGCCAAAGGCCAAGGTTGCAGGTTGCAGGTTGTTCGCGTAGCGTGGCCAAAGGCCAAGGTTGAAAGTTCGAGGTTGCAGGTTTAAGGTTGCAGGTTTAAGGTTCGAGGTTGCAGGTTGCAGGTTGTAAATTAGTGCAGGGGAGCAGGGGAGCAGGGGAAAGAGGGGCGAGACAGAGCCGAATTTCACCATTGGTTCTTTTGCACAAATGATTTAGGATGTCTATCGTTTATAAAAATTCATCAAAACTATAACGTTAGGTTTACCTAAATTTTATAAAACAATCTATTAACGCAATTCAAAATCATTCCACCAGTGTAGCACCAAAAAGTTATGCCACACTGGCAACCTTGTGAGCATTTAATGAGCCACTATACTAAGAAGTTCATCTCATTTAACTATCAGTAAAAACTCCCACACACTTAGTAAAAACTTAGTAAACCCTTAGTAAAAACTTAGTAAAGTCATGGGATTGCTTTTTCTAGTTATCTAGATTAATTTCAATTAATTTTATAAAAAAAAATTAAAAATATGTCTTTAGTTGTGTTTCTTTTGATTTTTTATCTAGCTATACTAACCACCGATTTATAAAGTTAAACTAACTTACGCCCCCAGAGGGATAAAACATCGATAATTCTGTGTTAACTGTTTACTGTTCCCTGTTCCTTGAGCCGAATTTTACTAGCTAATTACTGTGTAATTTTTCATAATTAACTGGATAATAAAAGATGACGAATAACTTATCAAATTGGTTACTAGGTCTGAGAAATAGCCACTTTTTACTCATTGATTTGATTATTTTCACGAGTACGCCAGTATTAGCTCTAGTCCTGTTCTTAAACAATCATTTAGATATCAACCCCTATCAATCTGGACTTATACTGGCAACCATTCTGTTCCTAGTCGTTAAACTAACTGTATTTTCTACCTTCGGTCTCTACAAGCGTTGCTGGTCTTATGCCAGTATTGATGAACTAGAGCAGATAGCCGCACTTACTGCTGCTGCTATCGTCATTCAAACGTTATTGTTTCACTGGTCTAATGGTTTAACCAATTTATCCTTAAATAGCCTGCCTAATTCCTTGCCCTTACTTGACGGTATACTCAGCATGTTGTTTGTCGGTAGTCTTCGCTTCAGTGTTCGTGCAGTCGAAAGAGTCAGCCAAAAGCATAGGAAGTTTCATCGCCGGGAGAATGTACTGATTGTTGGTGCTGGTAGTGCAGGGGTTGCTCTAGCCCAGGATATGCAAAAGAATCCTTCCCTGGGTTTTAATCCTGTCGCTTTTATTGACGATGACCGTAAAAAGCTCAATTTAAGAATTAGGCGACTACCTATAGTTGGTAATCGTGATGCCATTCCTGATGTTGTTCGCTCTCTACGTATTCGCAAAATTATTATCGCCATGCCTACAGCACCTGGGCGAGTTATTCGGGAAGTTTTAGATATTTGTAAATCCACAGGAGTACCAACTAGTACTTTACCTGGTATGAATGAAATCCTCAATAATCCTATCCGTGTTGGTAGTGTTCGGGATGTCAAGATTGAAGACTTGCTGCGTCGCGAACCTATACAAACTGATGTTCAGCGTGTGGCTAAGTTTCTGAAAGGAAAGATAGTTTTGGTAACAGGAGCAGGAGGCTCTATTGGCAGTGAACTTTGTCGCCAAATTTTCAAGTGTCAACCCGCAGAAATGGTACTTTTGGGACATGGAGAAAACTCCGTGTTCCATATCCAGCAAGAACTAAACCAAGTTTTAGAACTACTTGAATACGATCGCTTAGAAAATGAACGACTTCCCAATCTTAACACTATTATTGCCGATATTCGATTGACAGGTCGGTTAGAGTATATTTTTGACCAATTCAGACCAGATATTGTTTTTCACGCTGCGGCTCACAAACATGTGCCAATGATGGAATTAAATCCTCCAGAAGCGATCACAAACAATGTGCTGGGAACCAAAAATTTGCTAGATCTGTCATTGCGATATGGTGTAGAACACTTTGTCATGATTTCAACGGATAAAGCAGTTAATCCCACCAATGTTATGGGCTGCAGCAAGCGAGTGGCGGAAATGCTGGTGCTACAAGCGGCTCAAAGGAGTGGTAGGCATTTTTCTGTGGTTCGTTTTGGTAATGTTCTCGGTAGCCGAGGTAGTGTTGTTCCTACCTTTAAGCGTCAAATTGCTGCTGGGGGTCCGGTGACTGTTACCCACCCTGATATCTGTCGCTATTTCATGACGATTCCAGAAGCAGTTCAATTGGTTTTGCAAGCTTCAGTGATTGGTCAGGGTGGTGAAGTGTTTATGCTCAATATGGGTCAACCGGTCAAAATTGTTGACTTAGCCAAAGAACTGATTCGCCTGTCCGGGTATGAAGTGGGTAAGGACATTGACATTGTCTTTACCGGACTGCGACCAGGAGAAAAGTTATTTGAGGAACTGCTAATTCCTGGAGAAGAATATGAACCAACCCTACACGACAAATTGCTAGTAGTTAAAAATGCTAGTCACATGGTTTCCAAAAATCTTGACTATGCAGTAGAAGCACTCGGTAAAGCTGCAGCTCAAAATTATACCAATCTAATTCTATTCTTGCTGGAGCAACTGGTACCAGGCTACACTCCTAAATACAAAAAAACTACTCCAATCCTAAATCTATCCTCGGATATTTATAAGATGATCAGGACTGATGAAAAGATTCAAGTGTTGGACAAGTGTTATCACCAAGCCAACGGCCAAGTTACCCACACCAAAAAAATTGGGTTCTGGGAAATGGAAGATTATTTGCAAAAGGCTCTAAAAAATCAGGATTTGCAGCTTTACTACCAGCCGATTATGCTCCTAGAAAACGAGCATATTAATAGTTTTGAAGCATTGTTGCGCTGGCAGCATCCTAACCTAGGATTGATTTATCCAGAAGAGTTTATGCCAGTAGCAAAAGCAACTAGCTTGATTGTTCCCATTGGTTGGTGGGTAATCAGAGAAGTTTGCAATCAACTACAGTCTTGGCAACAACTGTTTCCTACTCAAACACCGATAACCATTAGTGTTAATCTGTGTCGCCAACAGTTATTGCAACCTGATTTAGTTCAGCAGATTAACAAAATAATCAAGGATACTAACTTGGATGCGTATCGTTTGAAGCTAGAAATTCCTGAGAGTTTTATTCGTAAAAATCCTGAGGAAGCAATGGTGGTGCTTTCCAAACTTAGAGCCATTGGTATTCAGTTGCAATTGGATAATTTGGGGATTGATAATTCATCGGATATCAAGTATATCCATGAAGTATCTAACTCTCTATATGGAGAGTTTAATGGCTTGAAAGTTGATCGCTCTCTAGTCAGTCAGATCAATACACATAACAGAAATTTAGAACCGGTTCAAACCGTGGCTAAATTAGCCAATGATCTTGGTGTTGATCTAATTGCCACCGGGGTAGAAACATCAAGGCAAATTGATCAACTAAAAATCCTCAACTGTAAATATGGACAGGGTTACTTTTTCTCCAAACCCGTAGACGTTGAAGCCGCGATAACTTTGATTGGAGTTTAGCTAAACTCGACTAAGGGTCAGAAATAGTGAGGTTCCAGAAGTGAGGTAAATATCGATTAGCGCTACTAAGGGGAGAGCGGGAGGAGGGGGAGGAGGGGGGAGAAATGTGGTGTGTAGGTCATTCAAAGTAAAACCGCTATAAAACTTGATAATCAATTAGTATAAGAAAGCAATTATGGTGATTAGCAAGATAGCAAAATACAGCAAGTTAGTCTTTGTACTAGGGATATTCACCACTGTTGCTTGTAATACTATGACAACAGCTCAGACCTCTAACATTACCACGGTTTATCAAGGGAGTGATGAACACTTTCCCAATCCAGAACGAGGCTTTTTTATTCCCTTTACTCCTCTGGACAATACATCAAATTATTCCTTACAGCTGTCTGAGCTACAAGAGGTTAGGAATAACCAGATGACGTTAGTACGTAAGGTTTACCTAATTTCCGAATTTAGAAATAAACCGTTATCAGAGTCTTTTCTACAAACCCTATCCCAGGATTTGAATACTGCTCGACAAGCTGGGGTTAAATTAATCCTACGGTTTTCCTATAATTGGGTAGGAGGTGGTGAAGATTCATCCCGCGATCGCATACTCTCCCATCTGGATGATTTGCAACCGATATTAACATCAAACTACGATGTTATCGCCTACATGGAAGCAGGGTTTATTGGTTACTGGGGAGAATGGCATAGTTCTTACTATGGTTTGGATAGCAACAATGAAGATAGAAAAGCTATTTTGTTTAAACTCTTGTCTGTTCTACCCAGTGAACGCATGGTTGGTCTACGATACCCCAATCATAAAATGGCAATTTTTGATCAGGAAAATCCTCTTACCCCTGATGAAGCGTTTAATGGTACTAACCGAGGGAGAACTGGAGCTACTAATGATTGTTTCCTAGCCAGTATTGATGATTGGGGAACTTACAGCGATACGGATCGGGGGATAATAGAACAAGAAAAAACATTTTTAAATCTGGATAATCGGTATGTGGTACAGGGGGGAGAAACCTGCAATCCTAGTTCTTTTGACGATTGTCCCAATGCCTTAAATGAACTAGAACGAATGCGCTGGAGTGCATTAAACTACAAACCGGGTGATGCCACTGAGATCATTGAAGACTGGGAAACCCAAGGGTGTTTAGAAAAAATTAAACGTCGTTTGGGCTATCGCTTTCGTCTGGTTAAATCAGTTATTCCTACTAGGGTAAAACCCGCTAGTACATTCTCAATACAATTGGAAATTATCAATGAAGGATGGGCTAGTCCTTACAATCCTCGGCCACTGGAAATTATTCTCCGTCACCGTGTCACTCGTCGCGAATACCATTTACCTATAGACGAGGATCCTCGGATGTGGATGCCTGGTAGTACTCAGGTTATTAATGCTGTCACTCGTACTCCAGACACAATCGAAACTGGAACCTATGATGTTTTCTTAAACCTACCTGATCCAGCTCCTCAATTATATAATCGTCCAGACTATTCCATCAGACTTGCTAATCAAAATCTCTGGGAAGCCTCTACAGGCTACAATTCCCTATTGACTAGCCTTGTTGTTAATTAAACTTCTAATCATAATGACGTTTATAGCAATTATCATACTCATGAGGTACACAAAAATTTCCCCCTGTTGCCTGTTGCCTGTTGCCTGTTGCCTATTCCCTTAGAGACTATGAGAGTTTGGTCAGGGCAGAGCTTGCTTATCTACTGTAAACAGCTAGTCAATGGCTCGACGAATAGCAAAATTTTTTGCGCAATTGTAACTGTTGGTTTATTGACGGCTTTTGTAAAAGTTTCTTCTCTTATTAAAGAATTAGTAGTTGCTTGGAGGTTTGGGACTGGGAATGAATTAGATGCATTTTTTATCGCTTTATTGGTTGTATTTTTGATAAAAAATGTAATCGCTGAATCTCTTGATACTGCGTTTATTCCTACCTATATCCGTGTACGAGATCAGGAAGGAATGGCAGCCGCTCAAAAACTGTTTTCTGGAGTAATGATATGGGCATTAGTACTGCTTAGCTTCACTACTATAGTCATGGTAGCTACTGCTCTGGTTTATTTACCATTGATTGCCTCTGGGTTTAACCCCGAAAAGTTAAAGCTTACCTTCCATCTACTTGGTTTAATGGCACCCGTAGTTGTCCTTACTGGAATTGCCATCATTTGGAGTGCTGTTTTGAATGCTGGGGAACGTTTTGCTCTAGCAGCTCTATGTCCAATGATGATTCCAGTGATTAGCATCCTATTGATAGTAGGATTTAAGTCTTTAGGAATCTTTGCCTTAGTTGCTGGATTAATTAGTGGTACAGTTCTAGAGCTGATAATTCTCGGAATAGCACTGCATCGTCAAGGTATTTCATTACTGCCAAGATGGTATGGATTTAATGAGCCTATGCGCCAGGTAGCGAGCCAGTATCTGCCAATGATTGCTGGAGCATTATTAATCTGTAGTGCTGCTCCAATTGATCAAGCCATGGCAGCTATGTTGTCTCCTGGTAGTGTTTCTATACTTAACTACGCCAACGGTTTAATTGCTTCTCCTATTAACCTAATGAGTATTGCGATCAGCACTGCGGTAATTCCCTATTTTTCTAAGATGGTTGCTAGTCAGGATTGGCAAGAAATCCGTGGCACCCTTAGGTATTATCTGCGGCTGATATTTTTGATTACTGTACCGCTAAGCATAATTCTAATTGTTTTTTCTCATCCGATAGTCCAGCTACTTTTTGAACGAGGTTCATTTACCTCTGATGCTACTAATTTAGTCGCGCAAACTCAAGCCCTTTATGCCTTACAAATTCCTTTTTATATTGCTAATATCCTAGTGGTTAGGCTGGTGTCAGCTATGAGACTTAACTATATCCTAATGTGGGTATCTGGATTTGATTTAGCCATTAATATTATTTTGAATATTCTCTTTATGCAATGGCTGGGAATTAAAGGCATTGCGTTATCCACTAGCTGCGTCTATATCTTTTGTTTCTCATTTATGCTCTTATTTACCCAAAACCAAATCAAAAAGAAAAACCCTGAAAAACAATTATGCGATTAACACTAGTAACGTCATCTCTCTCCTGTGGGGGTGCTGAGCGAGCGGTAGCTTTGCTAGCAAAAGGATTCTTTAATAAGGGTTATCAAGTTGATGTGGTAACAATTGATGACACCTATCTTGACTTTTATAAATTACCCGATGGGGTTAATCGAGTAGCCCTTAATATCGCCAAAAACTCACCAACTTTTATTCATGGAATTTGGAATAACCTCTATCGTCTGTGGGTCTTGAGGCGAACCATTCAATCCCTCCACCCTGATGTCGTCATTTCTTTCTTAGATCAAATCAATATCTTGACCCTGTTAGCTCTTGTTAAGACTAACTATCCCGTTCTGGTAAGTGAACAGAATGATCCTCGGAAAAGTTCTAGTGGTAAAGTGTGGGATAGATTGCGACATATCACTTATTCCTTTGCGGATAAAGTGGTGAGCGTAGGGGATGGAGTGAATCAGTATTTTGACTGGCTCCCCCAAACCAAACGAGCAGTAATTTATAACCCATTGGCTAGTATCAATCCCATCCCTAGTATGGATAAATTACTGGAAACTAAAGGAGCTGATTTAAGTAAAAAATGGATAGTTGCTATCGGAAGGCTTACCCATCAGAAAGGGTTTGATATTTTATTATCTGCTTTCAAAAAACATGCTGGTCACCATCCAGACTGGCAACTTATAATTTTAGGAGAAGGGGAGCTTCGTCCAGAGCTTGAAAATCTCAGAGATCAATTAGGTTTAACTGATAATGTCATCTTTCCTGGGGTTGTTCGTAATCCCTTTTCAGTCTTAAAACGGTCAGAATTATTTGTCTTGTCTTCCCGCTTTGAAGGGTTACCAGGGGTTTTAGTTGAAGCACTCGCTTGTGGACTCCCCGTTGTTTCAACAGATTGTCCTAGTGGTCCACGAGAAGTTATTCGTGATGGTGTAAATGGGATTTTGGTGCCCAGTGAAAATGGGTTAGCATTAGCTACAGCAATGGATCGTTTAATATCCAATCAGGAAGAGCGTAAACGTCTAGCATCTTATGCTCCAAAAATTATAGAAAAATTTGGTTTAGCAACAATAATAGAACGCTGGGAAACTTTATTTAGTGACGTTATAAGTCAGCAGTCAGCAGTCAGCAGTCAAGTCGCTTGACCTTTGGTCACGCTACGCGAACGCTCCAATTCAAAATTAAAAATTATTAATTCAAAATGACAATCAGTGGGGGCTTCCGCCACTGATTGAAGACCACTGAATAATATTGCAGTGGGGGCTTGTACCCAGAATTAATTAATTCAAAATTTATGATTTTATTTATTTTGAAGTTTGAAGTTTGAATTTTGAATTTTGAATTACCCAAAGGAGTCAGCTTTATAAATCACTGACAGCAGATGTAACAGGGATTAATTGAAAACTGCTATAAAGTATAATCTATAAAAGAATGATGGATATAAAGCATATCGCTTTTTTTCTACCTGCTCTCTATGACGGTGGCGCAGAACGGGTAACGGTTAACCTGCTCAAAGGGATGTTGGAACAAGATGTCCAGTTGGATCTAGTTCTTGCCAGTGCTGACGGACCTTATCTAAGTCAAGTGCCTAAGGAGGTGCGTCTAGTTAACTTGGCAGCCGGACGAGTTGTGAAAGCAATTCAACCCTTGTCACGTTACTTACAACAAAACAGACCTTGTGCCCTAGTGTCTCATCTGGCTCATGCTAACGTCATTGCTGTAGCAGCCAAGGAGTTAGCTCGTACCAAGACTCGATTAGTGTTGGTGGAACACAACACTTTGTCAGCTTCTAAGTCTCAGTTAATGCGAGCTAAATTGGTGCCACCACTGATGAAATGGTTTTACCCTCGTGCTGATGAAATTGTCGGAGTTTCTCAAGCAGTAGCACGGGATTTGGAGTGTCAACTTGGTTTTGACCAAGGAAAAGTCAGAGAAATTTACAATCCAGTGGTTAATCATCAGCTAATCGCCAAATCAAAAATGCCTGTGAGCCATCCTTGGTTTCGCAAAGACGCTCCTCCTGTCTTTTTGGCTGTTGGTAGATTATCACCTCAAAAAGATTTCTTGACTCTAATCCAAGGGTTTGCACGTTTAAGAAAAAAAATGATCGCTCGTCTGGTGATTTTAGGTGAAGGGGAATCCCGAGGCGAATTAGAGGCAACGATTAACAGGCTAGGAATTGCAGAGGATGTTTCTATGCCAGGTTTTGTGGAGAATCCTTATGCGTACATGAGTAAGGCTAATGCATTGGTTTTGTCTTCTCGCTGGGAAGGGTTACCAACTGTGTTAATTGAAGCAATGGCATGTGGTTGCCAAGTAATTGCTACAGATTGTCCTAGTGGTCCAGCGGAAATTTTATCAGCAGGACAATATGGCATTTTA includes:
- a CDS encoding glycosyltransferase family 4 protein, whose translation is MRLTLVTSSLSCGGAERAVALLAKGFFNKGYQVDVVTIDDTYLDFYKLPDGVNRVALNIAKNSPTFIHGIWNNLYRLWVLRRTIQSLHPDVVISFLDQINILTLLALVKTNYPVLVSEQNDPRKSSSGKVWDRLRHITYSFADKVVSVGDGVNQYFDWLPQTKRAVIYNPLASINPIPSMDKLLETKGADLSKKWIVAIGRLTHQKGFDILLSAFKKHAGHHPDWQLIILGEGELRPELENLRDQLGLTDNVIFPGVVRNPFSVLKRSELFVLSSRFEGLPGVLVEALACGLPVVSTDCPSGPREVIRDGVNGILVPSENGLALATAMDRLISNQEERKRLASYAPKIIEKFGLATIIERWETLFSDVISQQSAVSSQVA
- a CDS encoding polysaccharide biosynthesis protein is translated as MTNNLSNWLLGLRNSHFLLIDLIIFTSTPVLALVLFLNNHLDINPYQSGLILATILFLVVKLTVFSTFGLYKRCWSYASIDELEQIAALTAAAIVIQTLLFHWSNGLTNLSLNSLPNSLPLLDGILSMLFVGSLRFSVRAVERVSQKHRKFHRRENVLIVGAGSAGVALAQDMQKNPSLGFNPVAFIDDDRKKLNLRIRRLPIVGNRDAIPDVVRSLRIRKIIIAMPTAPGRVIREVLDICKSTGVPTSTLPGMNEILNNPIRVGSVRDVKIEDLLRREPIQTDVQRVAKFLKGKIVLVTGAGGSIGSELCRQIFKCQPAEMVLLGHGENSVFHIQQELNQVLELLEYDRLENERLPNLNTIIADIRLTGRLEYIFDQFRPDIVFHAAAHKHVPMMELNPPEAITNNVLGTKNLLDLSLRYGVEHFVMISTDKAVNPTNVMGCSKRVAEMLVLQAAQRSGRHFSVVRFGNVLGSRGSVVPTFKRQIAAGGPVTVTHPDICRYFMTIPEAVQLVLQASVIGQGGEVFMLNMGQPVKIVDLAKELIRLSGYEVGKDIDIVFTGLRPGEKLFEELLIPGEEYEPTLHDKLLVVKNASHMVSKNLDYAVEALGKAAAQNYTNLILFLLEQLVPGYTPKYKKTTPILNLSSDIYKMIRTDEKIQVLDKCYHQANGQVTHTKKIGFWEMEDYLQKALKNQDLQLYYQPIMLLENEHINSFEALLRWQHPNLGLIYPEEFMPVAKATSLIVPIGWWVIREVCNQLQSWQQLFPTQTPITISVNLCRQQLLQPDLVQQINKIIKDTNLDAYRLKLEIPESFIRKNPEEAMVVLSKLRAIGIQLQLDNLGIDNSSDIKYIHEVSNSLYGEFNGLKVDRSLVSQINTHNRNLEPVQTVAKLANDLGVDLIATGVETSRQIDQLKILNCKYGQGYFFSKPVDVEAAITLIGV
- a CDS encoding DUF4832 domain-containing protein, whose protein sequence is MVISKIAKYSKLVFVLGIFTTVACNTMTTAQTSNITTVYQGSDEHFPNPERGFFIPFTPLDNTSNYSLQLSELQEVRNNQMTLVRKVYLISEFRNKPLSESFLQTLSQDLNTARQAGVKLILRFSYNWVGGGEDSSRDRILSHLDDLQPILTSNYDVIAYMEAGFIGYWGEWHSSYYGLDSNNEDRKAILFKLLSVLPSERMVGLRYPNHKMAIFDQENPLTPDEAFNGTNRGRTGATNDCFLASIDDWGTYSDTDRGIIEQEKTFLNLDNRYVVQGGETCNPSSFDDCPNALNELERMRWSALNYKPGDATEIIEDWETQGCLEKIKRRLGYRFRLVKSVIPTRVKPASTFSIQLEIINEGWASPYNPRPLEIILRHRVTRREYHLPIDEDPRMWMPGSTQVINAVTRTPDTIETGTYDVFLNLPDPAPQLYNRPDYSIRLANQNLWEASTGYNSLLTSLVVN
- a CDS encoding glycosyltransferase, whose protein sequence is MMDIKHIAFFLPALYDGGAERVTVNLLKGMLEQDVQLDLVLASADGPYLSQVPKEVRLVNLAAGRVVKAIQPLSRYLQQNRPCALVSHLAHANVIAVAAKELARTKTRLVLVEHNTLSASKSQLMRAKLVPPLMKWFYPRADEIVGVSQAVARDLECQLGFDQGKVREIYNPVVNHQLIAKSKMPVSHPWFRKDAPPVFLAVGRLSPQKDFLTLIQGFARLRKKMIARLVILGEGESRGELEATINRLGIAEDVSMPGFVENPYAYMSKANALVLSSRWEGLPTVLIEAMACGCQVIATDCPSGPAEILSAGQYGILVPVGDSAALSLAMLQVLKSPLTQDKLMERARYFSTERAVSEYLAILN
- the murJ gene encoding murein biosynthesis integral membrane protein MurJ, whose translation is MPVACCLLPIPLETMRVWSGQSLLIYCKQLVNGSTNSKIFCAIVTVGLLTAFVKVSSLIKELVVAWRFGTGNELDAFFIALLVVFLIKNVIAESLDTAFIPTYIRVRDQEGMAAAQKLFSGVMIWALVLLSFTTIVMVATALVYLPLIASGFNPEKLKLTFHLLGLMAPVVVLTGIAIIWSAVLNAGERFALAALCPMMIPVISILLIVGFKSLGIFALVAGLISGTVLELIILGIALHRQGISLLPRWYGFNEPMRQVASQYLPMIAGALLICSAAPIDQAMAAMLSPGSVSILNYANGLIASPINLMSIAISTAVIPYFSKMVASQDWQEIRGTLRYYLRLIFLITVPLSIILIVFSHPIVQLLFERGSFTSDATNLVAQTQALYALQIPFYIANILVVRLVSAMRLNYILMWVSGFDLAINIILNILFMQWLGIKGIALSTSCVYIFCFSFMLLFTQNQIKKKNPEKQLCD